In a genomic window of Gossypium arboreum isolate Shixiya-1 chromosome 9, ASM2569848v2, whole genome shotgun sequence:
- the LOC108456217 gene encoding histidine-containing phosphotransfer protein 1-like isoform X1, translating into MDLAALKTQLKNFVQSMFEEGVLDNQFSQIQALQDSTNPNFVEEVITLFCNDAERIINEINRNLGYQNVDFSNLDSYVHQLKGSSSSIGANRLKLACANLRQASDERNKEGCLQALQLITCEYCLLRRKFQALLHLERSIVELETNQK; encoded by the exons ATGGATTTAGCCGCACTCAAAACACAGCTCAAGAATTTTGTTCAATCCATGTTTGAAGAG GGAGTGCTTGACAACCAGTTCAGTCAAATTCAAGCTTTGCAGGATTCAACAAATCCCAACTTCGTGGAGGAAGTCATCACTTTGTTTTGCAATGATGCAGAGAGGATCATAAATGAAATCAACAGAAATTT GGGTTATCAGAATGTTGATTTTAGCAACCTGGATTCTTATGTTCATCAACTTAAAGGAAGTAGCTCTAG CATTGGTGCCAATCGCTTGAAACTTGCTTGTGCTAACCTCCGTCAAGCTTCCGATGAGCGGAATAAGGAAGG GTGTTTGCAAGCTTTACAATTAATCACATGCGAATACTGTCTTTTACGCAGAAAATTTCAGGCCCTGTTGCAT TTAGAGAGGAGTATTGTTGAGCTTGAGACCAaccaaaaatga
- the LOC108456217 gene encoding histidine-containing phosphotransfer protein 1-like isoform X2, which translates to MDLAALKTQLKNFVQSMFEEGVLDNQFSQIQALQDSTNPNFVEEVITLFCNDAERIINEINRNLGYQNVDFSNLDSYVHQLKGSSSSIGANRLKLACANLRQASDERNKEG; encoded by the exons ATGGATTTAGCCGCACTCAAAACACAGCTCAAGAATTTTGTTCAATCCATGTTTGAAGAG GGAGTGCTTGACAACCAGTTCAGTCAAATTCAAGCTTTGCAGGATTCAACAAATCCCAACTTCGTGGAGGAAGTCATCACTTTGTTTTGCAATGATGCAGAGAGGATCATAAATGAAATCAACAGAAATTT GGGTTATCAGAATGTTGATTTTAGCAACCTGGATTCTTATGTTCATCAACTTAAAGGAAGTAGCTCTAG CATTGGTGCCAATCGCTTGAAACTTGCTTGTGCTAACCTCCGTCAAGCTTCCGATGAGCGGAATAAGGAAGG TTAG